One Podarcis muralis chromosome 1, rPodMur119.hap1.1, whole genome shotgun sequence genomic window carries:
- the HAT1 gene encoding histone acetyltransferase type B catalytic subunit translates to MAGLSAMEKKLAEYKCNTNEAIHLKLVRFQEDLEDDNTTFHPEFSHQVFGDDEVAFGYKGLKILLYYIAGNLSTLFRIDYTSKVNENFDCVEADDVESKIREIVPPGFSTSTDDFVSLLEKEVNFKPFGTLLHTYSVHNEEAGEDVKYQIYKADITCPGFREYHERLQTFLMWFIETASFIDVDDERWNYFLVFEKYNKDGATLFATVGYMTVYNYYVYPDKTRPRVSQMLILPPFQGEGHGAQLLETVHRYYMSSPAVLDITAEDPSENYVKLRDFVLVKLCQDLPCFSPEKLKQGFSQDMVTEAQQKLKVNKQHTRRVYEILRLHATDMGNAEQSRSYRLDVKRRLMGPYKKKQREIAKMRRCLRPEELTNQLNQIDINLQHKQLEETFQQLVSDYRRVLERLAQA, encoded by the exons GGCTTTCTGCTATGGAAAAGAAATTGGCCGAGTATAAGTGTAATACAAATGAAGCAATTCACCTAAAATTAG TCCGTTTTCAGGAGGATTTGGAAGATGACAATACAACATTTCATCCAGAGTTCAGCCACCAAGTTTTTGGGGATGA TGAGGTTGCCTTTGGTTACAAGGGACTGAAGATTCTTTTGTACTACATTGCTGGTAACTTGTCAACACTGTTTCGCATTGATTATACATCCAAAGTTAATGAGAACTTTGACTGTGTGGAG GCAGATGATGTGGAAAGTAAAATTAGAGAAATTGTTCCACCAGGCTTTAGCACAAGTACAGATGACTTTGTATCTCTGCTGGAAAAAGAGGTCAATTTCAAGCCGTTTGGGACATTGTTACATACATATTCCGTGCATAACGAAGAAGCTGGCGAAGATGTAAAGTATCAAATATACAAG GCTGACATCACATGCCCAGGCTTTCGAGAGTATCATGAAAGGCTTCAGACCTTCTTGATGTGGTTTATTGAAACAGCTAGCTTTATTGACGTGGATGATGAAAGATGGAACTACTTTCTAGT ATTTGAGAAGTataataaggatggagctacgcTCTTTGCGACCGTAGGCTATATGACAGTCTATAATTACTATGTGTACCCAGACAAAACCCGGCCACGTGTAAG CCAAATGCTGATATTGCCTCCATTCCAAGGAGAAGGTCACGGGGCTCAGCTTTTAGAAACAGTTCATAGGTACTATATGTCATCCCCTGCAGTGCTTGATATAACAG CTGAAGATCCGTCTGAAAATTATGTGAAACTACGAGATTTTGTATTAGTCAAACTGTGTCAGGATTTACCTTGCTTTTCTCCAGAGAAGCTCAAGCAAGGCTTCAGTCAAGATATGGTAACAGAAGCTCAACAAAAGCTGAAAGTGAATAAG CAACATACAAGACGGGTGTATGAAATTCTCCGGCTGCATGCAACAGACATGGGTAATGCAGAACAATCCAGAAGCTACAGATTGGATGTAAAAAGAAGACTGATGGGCCCTTACAAG AAAAAGCAGAGAGAGATTGCTAAGATGAGAAGATGTTTGAGACCAGAAGAGTTGACCAACCAGTTGAACCAAATAGACATAAATTTGCAACACAAACAGTTAGAAGAAACCTTCCAGCAGCTTGTTTCGGATTATCGAAGGGTCCTAGAACGGCTTGCTCAGGCCTGA